From the genome of Methanosphaera cuniculi, one region includes:
- a CDS encoding glycosyltransferase family 4 protein: MNIAIITEYFPQSEDLEIKGGVEVCAYNEAVELSKYNNITVITSNESGKDDFYIGDIHVICCGNKRDYTQKGSFIKRLKFMKEAYKQACKLKDIDIIIGYNFITYPVAYKSSQKLNIPVVARYHDVWIGRWTKMMGLPGLFGEAMERYILNQDIDLILPVSDYTNKNLQKYTNPEHIKTVHNIVDFPNVTSEKYDKPTISCVARLVDYKRVKDLIKAVCIIKKTIPDIQCKIIGTGPEKDNLIQLTHKLGVDDNIEFMGFVEKHEDVMKVVNSSDVFCLPSVVEGFGIVIIEAISLKTPFVAAEIPPVVEASGRYGGLFYEPRNYEQLADALLKILTDEELYKKLQKEGYAQSKNYSKQAIGEKLNKYINKLKN, translated from the coding sequence ATGAACATAGCAATAATAACAGAATACTTTCCACAAAGTGAAGATCTTGAAATTAAAGGTGGAGTTGAAGTATGTGCATATAATGAAGCTGTAGAACTATCAAAATACAACAACATAACAGTAATAACATCAAATGAATCAGGAAAAGATGATTTCTACATAGGAGATATACATGTAATATGTTGTGGAAACAAAAGAGACTATACACAAAAAGGATCATTCATAAAAAGACTTAAATTCATGAAAGAAGCATACAAACAAGCATGTAAATTAAAGGACATTGACATAATAATAGGATATAATTTCATAACATATCCTGTAGCATATAAATCATCACAAAAACTAAACATACCAGTTGTAGCAAGATATCATGATGTATGGATCGGACGATGGACTAAAATGATGGGACTACCAGGACTCTTTGGTGAAGCAATGGAACGATACATCCTAAATCAAGACATAGATCTCATCTTACCAGTATCTGATTATACAAATAAAAATCTACAAAAATACACAAATCCAGAACATATAAAAACAGTACATAACATAGTAGACTTTCCAAATGTAACATCAGAAAAATATGATAAACCAACCATAAGCTGTGTAGCAAGACTAGTAGACTATAAACGAGTAAAAGATCTAATTAAGGCTGTTTGCATAATTAAAAAAACAATACCAGACATACAATGTAAAATAATAGGAACAGGACCTGAAAAAGACAACCTAATACAACTAACACATAAACTAGGTGTTGATGATAACATAGAATTCATGGGCTTTGTTGAAAAACATGAAGATGTAATGAAAGTAGTAAACTCATCAGACGTATTTTGTCTTCCAAGTGTAGTTGAAGGATTTGGAATTGTAATAATTGAAGCAATCTCACTTAAAACACCATTTGTAGCAGCAGAAATTCCACCAGTAGTAGAAGCAAGTGGAAGATATGGTGGACTTTTCTATGAACCACGAAACTATGAACAACTAGCAGATGCACTACTTAAAATCTTAACAGATGAAGAGCTTTATAAAAAATTACAAAAAGAAGGATATGCTCAATCTAAAAACTATTCAAAACAAGCAATAGGTGAAAAACTAAATAAATACATAAATAAATTAAAAAATTAA
- a CDS encoding GDP-mannose 4,6-dehydratase: MNFKDKNVLITGISGFVGSYLAERLVNEGSNVYGLLRRRADGVTPVNMQNHELDGKVTPLTGNLKDITSIANAIDTAEPDYIFHLAAQSFVPQSFDNPADTEQNNAMGTSNLLEAMRIKDSDARMIFAGSSEEYGLVISSQQQYERVIKQYGTIFPDLKEGQTTELPIAETNPLRPMSPYAVSKVYGDFLTRNYYHSYDIDTVVSRAFNHEGAGRGKMFVTSVVTNQVMQLKMGLTDKITIGNVNAFRDWTHVNDIVDGYLTLATKANKGDVYNQGSMRTNSILTYILLSLKESGENINSISTFNGDKKVDDPAEMNNDEYCGVSFAKTKVDSMMLNNELEYNIEDKGIIVNTDNGDVKVEFNPARFRPAEVPILFSNTKKIQKLGVEIKHSVDDIIRDQLNYYIKKENQ; this comes from the coding sequence ATGAATTTCAAAGACAAAAACGTACTAATCACAGGAATAAGTGGATTTGTAGGATCATATCTAGCAGAAAGACTAGTAAATGAAGGAAGTAATGTCTATGGACTACTTCGTCGTCGAGCAGATGGAGTAACACCTGTAAATATGCAAAACCATGAACTTGATGGAAAAGTAACACCACTTACAGGAAATCTTAAAGACATAACATCAATAGCAAATGCAATAGATACAGCAGAACCAGACTACATATTCCACCTAGCAGCACAATCATTTGTACCACAATCATTTGACAACCCAGCAGACACAGAACAAAACAATGCAATGGGAACAAGTAACCTACTTGAAGCAATGAGAATAAAAGATTCAGATGCAAGAATGATATTTGCAGGATCAAGCGAAGAATATGGACTTGTAATATCATCACAACAACAATATGAACGTGTAATAAAACAATATGGAACAATATTCCCAGATCTCAAGGAAGGTCAAACAACAGAACTACCAATTGCTGAAACAAACCCCTTAAGACCAATGAGTCCATATGCAGTATCAAAAGTATATGGTGACTTTTTAACTCGTAACTACTACCATTCATATGATATTGACACAGTTGTATCACGTGCATTTAACCATGAAGGAGCAGGACGTGGAAAAATGTTTGTAACATCAGTAGTAACAAACCAGGTAATGCAACTTAAAATGGGATTAACAGATAAAATTACAATAGGAAATGTAAATGCATTCCGTGACTGGACTCATGTAAATGATATTGTAGATGGATACCTAACATTAGCAACAAAAGCAAATAAGGGTGATGTATACAATCAAGGATCAATGAGAACAAACTCAATATTAACATATATTCTTCTAAGTTTAAAAGAATCAGGTGAAAACATCAACTCAATTTCCACATTTAATGGAGATAAAAAAGTAGATGACCCTGCAGAGATGAATAATGATGAATACTGTGGTGTATCATTTGCAAAAACCAAAGTTGACTCAATGATGCTTAATAATGAACTTGAATATAATATTGAAGATAAGGGAATAATTGTAAATACAGACAATGGTGATGTAAAAGTAGAATTTAACCCAGCACGTTTCCGTCCAGCTGAAGTACCAATACTCTTTTCTAATACAAAGAAAATACAAAAACTAGGTGTTGAAATAAAACATTCAGTAGATGACATTATACGTGATCAACTAAACTACTACATTAAAAAAGAAAACCAATAA
- a CDS encoding glycosyltransferase family 2 protein: MTKTAVLLPAYNEEVSIASMIILSENYADEVIVVDDGSNDRTAQIAEKTNATVIRHEKNKGKGAALKTGFDYVKNKDFDILVTIDADGQHNPSEIPQVIQPIVDKKADIVNGSRYINGGSKNTPTYRRVGQTVLDSATNLASGVKLTDSQSGFRAFSRYSLDHFNFDPDGFGIESDMIIEAVNNNLKICEVEITVRYDVYTTTDNPILQGLSVLMRIFEIMRFNRPLYFYGITGIVVIFFGILILLTLNMSGYMTNMYLTAMGLCILVVGIILILSGIITDTHSTLNRKK; this comes from the coding sequence ATGACTAAGACTGCTGTATTATTACCTGCATATAATGAAGAAGTATCAATAGCAAGTATGATTATCTTATCTGAAAATTATGCTGATGAGGTAATAGTAGTTGATGATGGAAGTAATGATAGAACAGCTCAAATAGCTGAAAAAACCAATGCAACAGTCATAAGACATGAAAAAAACAAGGGAAAAGGAGCTGCTCTAAAAACTGGCTTTGATTATGTTAAAAATAAAGACTTTGACATCCTTGTTACAATAGATGCAGATGGACAACATAACCCATCAGAAATACCACAAGTCATACAGCCAATAGTAGATAAAAAGGCAGACATTGTAAATGGAAGCCGTTATATTAATGGTGGAAGTAAAAATACGCCAACATACAGAAGAGTTGGACAAACCGTACTTGATAGTGCAACTAATCTTGCATCAGGTGTAAAACTAACAGATTCTCAGAGTGGATTTAGAGCATTTTCAAGATATTCTCTTGATCATTTTAACTTTGACCCAGATGGTTTTGGAATAGAAAGTGATATGATAATAGAAGCTGTAAATAACAATCTTAAAATATGTGAAGTTGAAATAACAGTACGATATGATGTTTATACAACAACTGATAATCCAATTCTACAAGGTCTTAGTGTACTTATGCGAATTTTTGAAATTATGCGTTTTAACAGACCATTATACTTCTATGGTATAACAGGAATAGTTGTAATATTCTTTGGAATACTCATACTTCTAACACTTAATATGTCAGGTTACATGACTAACATGTATCTAACAGCAATGGGATTATGTATCCTTGTTGTTGGTATAATTCTAATATTATCTGGAATAATAACAGATACACACTCCACATTAAATCGAAAAAAATAA
- the cobM gene encoding precorrin-4 C(11)-methyltransferase, with protein MNFDEYKGKVIFIGAGPGAPDLITVRGAEAIKNADVIIYAGSLVNPEILGIAKKDAKIYDSAQMDLDEIIAVIKQAHDENKITARVHTGDPAIYGAIAEQINQLKALDIGYTIIPGVSSLFGTAAALESQLTLPEVSQTIIITRPEGRTPKPSKESLAKLAEHNATMCIFLGIHMIDKVVEELKKEYAPDTPVAVVKKATWPDQEIVRGTLDDIAQKVYDAGFTKTAMIVVGDVLDQQSGEQSKLYDPHFAHMYRDAKEDDE; from the coding sequence ATGAATTTTGATGAATATAAAGGAAAAGTAATCTTTATAGGAGCAGGACCAGGAGCACCAGATCTAATAACAGTAAGAGGAGCTGAAGCAATAAAAAATGCTGATGTAATAATCTATGCAGGATCACTAGTAAATCCTGAAATATTAGGTATTGCAAAAAAAGATGCTAAAATATATGATAGTGCACAAATGGACTTAGATGAAATAATAGCAGTAATTAAACAAGCACACGATGAAAACAAGATAACAGCACGTGTACATACAGGAGATCCTGCAATATATGGTGCAATAGCAGAACAAATCAACCAACTAAAAGCACTAGATATTGGATATACTATAATACCAGGTGTAAGCAGCTTATTTGGAACAGCAGCAGCACTAGAATCACAACTAACACTACCTGAAGTATCACAGACAATTATCATAACAAGACCTGAAGGACGAACTCCAAAACCATCAAAAGAATCACTCGCAAAACTTGCAGAACACAATGCAACAATGTGTATATTCCTCGGAATACACATGATAGATAAAGTTGTAGAAGAACTTAAAAAAGAATACGCACCTGATACACCAGTTGCAGTAGTTAAAAAAGCAACATGGCCAGACCAGGAAATTGTACGTGGAACACTTGATGACATTGCACAGAAAGTATATGATGCAGGATTTACAAAAACAGCAATGATTGTAGTAGGAGATGTACTAGATCAACAAAGTGGAGAACAATCAAAACTATATGATCCACACTTCGCACACATGTATCGTGATGCAAAAGAAGATGATGAATAA
- a CDS encoding stage II sporulation protein M: MILLVAGILIAYFYPSLFQSILQGTMQNLQQGASSITTEGLFVNNSSVALMMMLASLLLSIPTVYLLIFNGIIIGFVGVQVPLSTFLVYTIPHGIFELTAIVIAGAVAFRLTQAFLEIANGIINSKVKFSEAVHVGADMIMDCIIPLIIVIVFLVIAAFIEANLTVPIGQVLLGL; encoded by the coding sequence GTGATTCTTCTTGTGGCTGGTATTCTTATTGCATATTTCTATCCTAGTTTATTCCAAAGTATTCTTCAAGGTACTATGCAGAATTTACAGCAAGGTGCTTCAAGTATTACAACTGAAGGTTTATTTGTTAATAATTCATCTGTTGCTTTAATGATGATGCTTGCATCACTTCTTCTTAGTATTCCAACGGTTTATCTTCTTATTTTTAATGGTATTATCATTGGTTTTGTAGGAGTTCAAGTACCTCTTTCAACATTCCTTGTATATACTATTCCTCATGGAATTTTTGAATTAACAGCAATTGTAATAGCTGGTGCTGTGGCATTTAGACTTACTCAGGCTTTTCTTGAGATTGCTAATGGTATTATTAATTCAAAAGTTAAATTTAGTGAAGCTGTACATGTAGGTGCTGATATGATTATGGACTGTATTATTCCACTTATAATTGTAATAGTATTCCTTGTTATTGCAGCATTTATTGAGGCTAATTTAACAGTTCCTATAGGACAAGTTCTTCTAGGATTATAA
- a CDS encoding DUF4041 domain-containing protein, which yields MKLKENIGLILSIIGVILCMTLYGIFIGIPLIIIGIYFLNKKASGKEYDNKIEEKQKQINKIDQKYDEKIKEKETEFKIKKEEKQKQLNEIDQKYDEKVKEKEKQLDEKYKKINEAKINEYNDKIEEKQNQLDAIEQTYSNIERQKKEENKEYDIKIAEKQKQLNEIDETYKKIAQEKEKKIDEEINNKRKGLKTISEKIKEYKDELITLEDELNWQNHGLYEPKYDFMESESYKERLDDVRYEQKQMIKDKTAAICHTEWIIDGDRRAGIAATNLYFKQILRSFNNEAEVIINKVRHSNLEASLKRLQRSYNQLNKIYSKDQVEITEEYYNLKLDELYIAYGYKQKKQEEKEELKEQREREKEEKKIQKQLQREKEKYEDQNYDLEYEISQIQIELEEAAAKEQAKLKEEIERLKRELQENNEKIEEIEEKEISKAGYVYIISNIGSFGENVFKIGVTRRDDPSKRVQELSNASVPFKYDSHLYIFSEDAFALERELHERFETKRVNKVNSRKEFFKITMDDIKQIVEENKENVHGFKEYPDAEEYKDTLKIEQEMY from the coding sequence TTGAAACTAAAAGAAAACATAGGACTAATTCTATCAATTATTGGAGTTATCCTATGTATGACACTATATGGAATATTTATTGGAATTCCCCTAATAATTATAGGAATATATTTCCTAAATAAAAAAGCATCAGGAAAAGAATACGATAATAAAATAGAAGAAAAACAAAAACAAATCAATAAAATAGATCAAAAATATGATGAAAAAATTAAAGAAAAAGAAACAGAATTTAAAATTAAAAAAGAAGAAAAACAAAAACAACTCAATGAAATAGATCAAAAATATGATGAAAAAGTTAAAGAAAAAGAAAAACAACTTGATGAAAAATATAAGAAAATAAATGAAGCAAAAATAAATGAATATAATGATAAAATTGAAGAAAAACAGAATCAACTTGATGCAATAGAACAGACTTATTCAAATATAGAAAGACAAAAAAAAGAAGAAAATAAGGAATATGATATTAAAATAGCAGAAAAACAAAAACAACTCAATGAAATAGATGAAACATACAAAAAAATTGCTCAAGAAAAAGAAAAAAAAATAGATGAAGAGATTAATAATAAAAGAAAAGGACTCAAAACAATTTCTGAAAAAATAAAAGAATACAAAGATGAATTAATAACTCTTGAAGATGAACTTAACTGGCAAAATCATGGATTATACGAACCAAAATATGACTTCATGGAATCAGAATCATACAAAGAAAGACTAGATGATGTACGATATGAACAAAAACAGATGATTAAAGACAAAACTGCAGCAATATGTCATACAGAATGGATAATTGATGGAGATAGAAGAGCAGGAATTGCAGCTACTAACTTATACTTTAAACAAATTCTCAGATCATTTAATAATGAAGCAGAAGTTATAATTAACAAAGTTCGACACTCAAATCTTGAAGCATCGTTAAAAAGACTACAAAGATCATATAATCAATTAAATAAAATATATTCAAAGGATCAAGTAGAAATAACTGAAGAATATTATAATTTAAAACTTGATGAACTCTATATTGCATATGGATATAAACAGAAAAAACAAGAAGAAAAAGAAGAACTTAAAGAACAAAGAGAAAGAGAAAAAGAAGAAAAAAAAATACAAAAACAACTTCAAAGAGAAAAAGAAAAATATGAAGATCAAAATTATGATTTAGAATATGAAATAAGCCAAATACAAATAGAATTAGAAGAAGCAGCAGCCAAAGAACAAGCAAAACTAAAAGAAGAAATAGAAAGACTCAAAAGAGAACTACAAGAAAACAACGAAAAAATTGAAGAAATTGAAGAAAAAGAAATAAGTAAAGCAGGATATGTTTACATTATATCAAACATAGGATCATTTGGAGAAAATGTATTTAAAATAGGAGTAACAAGACGTGATGATCCAAGTAAACGTGTACAAGAATTATCCAATGCATCAGTACCATTTAAATATGATTCACACCTTTACATATTCAGTGAAGATGCATTTGCATTAGAACGTGAACTACATGAAAGATTTGAGACAAAACGAGTAAACAAAGTAAATTCAAGAAAAGAATTCTTCAAAATAACAATGGATGACATAAAACAAATAGTAGAAGAAAACAAAGAAAATGTACATGGATTCAAAGAATATCCTGATGCTGAAGAATACAAAGACACCCTAAAAATAGAACAAGAAATGTACTAA
- the comB gene encoding 2-phosphosulfolactate phosphatase, with protein MINIKASLFDSTTDDTTVVCDLLRASTTITVALHNFACVIPVNTADEAFEIKDSLDSVTLAGEDDLNNIPGFDLSNSPTGILKIKDKDVLVLKTSNGTKVLEGIKQRDPDIKVLVGTSINAKSVAAKALELCDHEIELIMAGRRHIFNIEDAIGVGLIMEEIKKQAKDQNISIHMEESAKAVYLLAEDHKRAVDLIRHSDASVRLNKRDFHDDLILASRINICSNVGIYDNKEIYNINNKWEE; from the coding sequence ATGATTAACATTAAAGCAAGTCTTTTTGACTCTACAACTGATGATACAACTGTGGTATGTGATCTACTGCGTGCTAGTACTACTATTACTGTGGCTCTTCATAATTTTGCATGTGTTATACCTGTTAATACTGCTGATGAGGCATTTGAAATTAAAGATTCACTTGATAGTGTAACTTTAGCAGGTGAGGATGATCTTAATAATATTCCAGGATTTGATCTTTCAAATTCACCTACTGGAATTCTTAAAATTAAGGATAAAGATGTACTTGTACTTAAAACTAGTAATGGTACTAAGGTTCTTGAGGGAATAAAACAACGTGATCCTGATATTAAAGTACTTGTTGGTACATCAATTAATGCAAAGTCAGTAGCAGCAAAGGCATTAGAATTATGTGATCATGAAATTGAACTTATCATGGCAGGACGTCGTCATATCTTTAATATTGAAGATGCAATAGGTGTTGGTCTTATAATGGAAGAAATTAAAAAACAAGCAAAAGATCAAAATATATCAATTCACATGGAAGAATCAGCAAAAGCAGTATACTTACTTGCTGAGGATCATAAACGTGCTGTTGATTTAATTCGTCATTCTGATGCATCAGTTAGACTAAATAAACGTGATTTTCATGATGACTTAATACTTGCATCACGAATTAATATTTGTAGTAATGTTGGAATTTATGATAATAAGGAAATTTATAATATAAATAACAAGTGGGAAGAATAA
- a CDS encoding U32 family peptidase, which translates to MVLSELLAPAGSYDILVIAINAGANAVYIAGQRYGARAFAHNFTSEEIEKAVTYAHLNGASIHVTVNTLFNSNEILDVLKYIQFLYRIGVDAVIVQDIGLIYLINKFIPDMEVHASTQMTLRDYESLKWAYDEGIKRVILPREMSVDEIGQLSNKLKEDNLNLDLEVFGHGSLCYCISGDCYMSSFISGRSANRGACAQPCRSNYKLRYRNHSINNGCLISTHDLATYKDVKKISDAGVKSLKIEGRLKGDDYVTTVVNAYRQMIDHMNEDDNSELQKKLERELDLTFNRYYTNGYILNDTPGDVMGRESSFHQGLYLGKITSIEDDIVTIEFDNADHPTLETGDGIGFKHNNHIRGIYIDNIIKQDEKHIVIKTTRDIRVGSEVYISYSKKLRNRPKQYRNETIKPHIPISFDVSVNKKNQMAVNTSFKINNEVVSFGYKSRFEFEAAKNMPLDDETIIKHLSKSGETPFIVNNVRITNLPDNLFMPIGKINTIRREILDIASEKLLNYYKPTDENAEDIRVTIKNFIKKDKKNTTGASKAKNMKVNVYVDNLELLTIANRNPINRIYFDASYIYDNPDDYFENIEYLLTEAVHIASDKEVVWVLPSFTSNDDLVKIKDVYQNLKNNNINISIMGDSPSLSYNFPDANIYASHNMNIWNNYAVKMLDKNNFKSATISSEISHEEIKELQRKSRNYNTKLELIVQGNQEIMTSKDDFTKLNGGVDLEIKTDEYVVLEDKEHNMKFKIYFDYNHQSHFFNNDMLCLIDEIDQIRNMGISDITLDCRFTTPNYLSKVVSLYIQRIRDINPERKYSDSIKEISYSNLNKGNFENKRVLEDNKSRMKRKKARA; encoded by the coding sequence ATGGTTTTATCAGAATTACTAGCACCAGCAGGATCATATGATATACTTGTCATAGCAATAAATGCAGGAGCAAATGCTGTATATATTGCAGGTCAAAGATATGGAGCACGTGCATTTGCACATAACTTCACATCAGAAGAAATAGAAAAAGCAGTAACATATGCACATCTTAATGGTGCAAGCATACATGTAACAGTAAATACACTTTTTAATTCAAATGAAATACTTGATGTTCTAAAATACATACAATTTTTATATCGTATAGGAGTAGATGCTGTAATTGTACAAGATATAGGATTAATATATCTGATAAATAAATTCATACCAGATATGGAAGTACATGCATCAACACAAATGACATTAAGAGATTATGAAAGTCTAAAATGGGCATATGATGAAGGAATAAAACGTGTAATACTACCACGTGAAATGTCAGTAGATGAAATAGGACAATTATCAAATAAATTAAAAGAAGATAACCTCAATTTAGACTTAGAAGTATTTGGTCATGGATCACTATGTTATTGTATATCAGGTGATTGTTACATGTCATCATTTATATCCGGAAGAAGTGCAAATCGTGGAGCTTGTGCACAACCTTGCAGGTCAAATTATAAACTTAGATATAGAAATCATAGTATAAACAATGGATGTCTAATATCAACACATGATCTTGCAACATACAAAGATGTTAAAAAAATATCAGATGCAGGTGTAAAATCACTGAAAATTGAAGGAAGACTTAAAGGTGATGATTATGTTACAACAGTTGTAAATGCATATAGACAGATGATAGATCATATGAATGAGGATGATAATAGTGAACTTCAAAAGAAATTAGAACGCGAATTAGACTTAACATTTAATCGTTACTATACAAATGGATATATTCTAAATGATACACCAGGAGATGTAATGGGACGTGAAAGTTCATTCCACCAAGGATTATACTTAGGAAAAATTACATCAATAGAAGATGATATTGTAACAATAGAATTTGATAATGCAGATCATCCAACACTTGAAACTGGTGATGGTATAGGATTTAAGCATAACAATCACATACGTGGAATATATATTGATAATATAATAAAACAAGATGAAAAACACATAGTAATTAAAACAACACGTGATATACGTGTAGGATCTGAAGTTTACATTAGTTATTCTAAAAAGCTACGAAATAGACCAAAACAGTATCGTAACGAAACAATAAAACCACATATACCAATATCATTTGATGTATCTGTAAATAAGAAAAATCAGATGGCAGTAAATACAAGTTTTAAAATAAACAATGAAGTAGTAAGTTTTGGATATAAATCACGCTTTGAATTTGAAGCTGCAAAAAACATGCCACTTGATGATGAAACAATCATAAAACATCTATCAAAAAGTGGAGAAACACCATTTATTGTAAATAATGTACGAATAACAAATCTACCTGATAATCTTTTCATGCCTATTGGTAAAATTAATACAATAAGACGTGAAATTCTAGATATTGCATCAGAAAAACTACTTAATTATTACAAACCAACAGATGAAAATGCTGAAGATATACGAGTAACTATAAAGAATTTCATCAAGAAAGATAAGAAAAATACAACAGGTGCATCTAAAGCTAAAAATATGAAAGTCAATGTATATGTAGATAATCTAGAACTTCTAACAATAGCAAATAGAAATCCAATAAACAGAATATACTTTGATGCATCATACATCTATGATAATCCAGATGATTACTTTGAAAATATAGAATATCTACTAACAGAAGCTGTACATATAGCATCAGATAAAGAAGTTGTATGGGTATTACCATCATTTACATCAAATGATGATCTCGTTAAAATAAAAGATGTATATCAAAACCTGAAAAACAATAACATAAACATATCAATTATGGGAGATTCACCATCACTATCTTATAACTTCCCAGATGCAAACATCTACGCATCACATAACATGAACATATGGAACAATTATGCAGTTAAAATGCTTGATAAAAATAACTTTAAATCAGCAACAATATCAAGTGAAATATCACATGAAGAAATCAAGGAACTTCAAAGAAAATCCCGAAATTACAACACAAAACTAGAATTAATAGTACAAGGAAACCAGGAAATCATGACATCAAAAGATGACTTCACAAAACTAAATGGTGGAGTAGATCTTGAAATTAAAACAGATGAATATGTAGTACTTGAAGATAAAGAACATAATATGAAATTTAAAATATACTTTGATTATAACCATCAAAGTCACTTCTTTAACAATGACATGCTATGTTTAATAGATGAAATAGATCAAATACGAAACATGGGAATATCTGATATAACACTTGATTGTAGATTTACAACACCTAATTATCTATCAAAAGTAGTATCATTATATATTCAAAGAATACGTGATATTAACCCAGAACGTAAATACTCAGATAGTATAAAAGAAATATCATATTCTAATCTTAATAAAGGAAACTTTGAAAATAAACGTGTTTTAGAAGATAATAAAAGTCGTATGAAACGAAAAAAAGCTAGAGCATAA